AGTACAAATAATAATTCTGACCACATTTCAGCAGATTATCCGTTAACTTAAAAGGACGCATTTGTGCACtacagattacatttttttaaatcaaaacttaatacaataataaattacatatacttTTTTGATATAGTTTCCATGCACAAAAGCCGCTGTAACCAATAGAAAGTAGaagtatcttgtaaaattttacgaatttttataaaataaattataattgtattctaATTATAACAGAACTCACCTTACTCAGGTAAGCAGTTTCATTGTTAAGGTGTTCCGTTTCCACTGTAATCTCTGTTACTATTGTTTCAGTTAATCAAGTATGTTGTTATGAAACAACTATATTATAATGATACCTCGAATTGAACAGATGCCGTAAGTCAAACATGAGTGTTAaaagagtgttttatattttttagtttctataattaattttctttactgtCAAAATATATGagactatattaaattataaatctaataatGAAACGTTTTGAACAATAATATTGTGGTATAGGTAGCGcattaaagaataaatttctaatttatgttattaacgcGTGTAAGGATAAATCTCACActaaatgtgaatattttattaaccTGAACATTGCCTTTTGTTCGCAGATACTAACATGAAACAACCAAGATACTACAAGACAAAAACGGTAAGATCTATTGTTTGTGCTTTCTCATATTCAATAACGTCATGTTATTTGCtagattttaatactaacaaattatGTTACCTCCATAATTTTAGACgattcataaatattgttttatatcttcatggaaatattcctttaaacaaaatttctatACAAAAGGGTTCTAGAAAAGCTGTAAGAACCCAAACTTTACCATGGCACCTAAATTTATTTAGGGTCCGTAagggaaaattatttaaaatggtcGATTTTATATTAGTTCTATTAAAGGGATACGGGcagctttatatattttatatagattttccAGTCCTTGATACAACTGCTATATAAATCGTTAAAATATATGGTTTCTACCAGTTTTCCatagtaaatatacatttaaaaatacgcATATCTATCTAAAGCCAGATTGTAGCTAGTCTCCCCAGAGTTCCTGTTCATCATTGAATAATTTAGTTCTATCTTCTACGGAATTACAGATGGTCTGAAATTAAATTTCACGTAAACTTAagtttgtttgacagaaaaaaatgTTCCATCGTCATAAtgtacaaaaatagatttaaaatctatatctaaaagaaataaacaagtaataaatgCATTACAAACATAAAGTGGATCTTATCTGTTTCTGCAAGAGCCAATATCATTTGTTTAGTGCTAACTCCGCGCTATTTTCTAGAACAACTCTAACGTTCCCTAGACCACAATACCCTTATATTCTATTTTACTAATAGAGTCTACATATCATATGATTCATCTGTACCGAGATACATAAAATCATATGAAACAAGCGAAATAATAACATTCATTTTTAAGacgcaaaaaatattttaaaatcatctttAACATCGAGTAAGATTAGAATAAGCTATCTCTTGAAACGTCAGCTCAGTAGTTCTTTTACATACTCGTCTATCAAATAACGGTCAATCCATTACTTACGGGTTCTACCATGacttacaactaaaaataaattctctTAGACTATAGGAATAGTGGATTCCAGAAATGTGACAAAATTACATTCTTGAAAGGCAAGTAGAATATTGAGTGGCTGTCTCTAGGTGTGCCCGTATGGAGAGGAGACAGTTATATTCGAACATGCTAGGTGTATCACACGGATATTAGGTAGAGACACGTAGATAAGTAAGCAGCTATATTATAAACAGGACATGTCCTGTTACttgtatttagaattttttatttcttcttaatCGGTTTTCATAGTTATTCCTTCTAGTTTCAACCTTCAGTAATCATTGACACTTTTTTAGAGGTTCTGTgttgataaaactaaatataccaTTTCTACTTTCTTGCTTGCTTGCATTTTGCGagtatttgttgtgtttttttacatatttattgttgtattttaattttaattttaaatttggtgatattaggtttaatatGTTTACGattttgtcaaattatttaaaaataaaaattccttcgAAATTATATGCTgataaaatgtattctttgtggaatcattataaaatatgttgtaagtCATTATAAAATCTAATGAGATTGAGTGTTAATCCGTTAGAAATTGATATAACATCTATTTATATTCACATAGGTAAGGAATGATGTAAACTATCTTTGATATCTGTTAAagatgaatgaaaaataaatattcattggttatcaatataaaatcaagataaatgtaaactttttcaGGTCCTACTGGTGGTggaattattttcaatttctatGCTGATAAAACATTGTTGTCATATTCTTAACGCAAAGGGATTAAAAAAATTCTCAACGAGGTTTAACAAATTATCAAGCAGATTTAACATTGATATAAggtgaatatatatttattcaaacagaCTACATTTACTCCAAACAGATctagaatttttaaagatatttttataaatgttttgggatatttcattaaatatcttAGAAATATAGAAGCGTTTCGACGACAACTAATGAGCTTTagagttttttatttacaaaataaaacagtttgaaatgTTCTATTCGGTTTTTTAGATCTATTCGTGGTGGGTTACAAAATAAAAGACTTAGCTTTATATATAGTAGATTGAAATATAGTGGATTAGACTTTTAAAAGTGGTATATTAGATTAGATAAAAAAGTATGagattttctgtttttttgtaaAGATCCATTTATGGCATTTTGGacatttgcatttatttatttattttcgcttaaaaatattattctaatttaaggTTGTTGCTTGTACCAAAACTCAAGTTTCATTAGCTGATTCAGTAATGTTACTTCACATTGGTAAAGATTACTTGAGGAGGAGAGTGATCTCGAACCGGATATATGCTGTTTCCCTTGATCTTAGTGCTTGATTCGTACAACGTGTACTTCAGAGAAAGAGAAGCCATTCATATTAAAGTTTAACTATAAATGCCCTTTGAAAGcttagaaacaatattaaaattcttatagCCTACATCCTTACTCTCGCAATTACATTTTCGGGGACGGAAATAATTcaactgatattaaaataataattttaatagaaaattacatttaatattatttcctgaaattatttatattaaatttctggAACAAGCTCTTGACAGGAACTAGGGTGAACACATATTCATAAAGAGAATGTGCATCACAAACAAAACTCTTACGTGTAATATTTCTGTTTCAGAAAACTCTCCTAGGGAGTGGCGCGTCGCCTGAGCTCTTACACATATTAAAATGATACACCAAAAGAAGGTTTCTAGACTGAGAGGCTAAGTGGGTTGACGCTTAGTTAGTTAGTAGTAGTCAGTTAGTTGTGATGGATGTGTACACAGTGAACGCGACATTTTACTATCAGAACCTCTCGGTGAACGAGAGCCTGTACGAGGAGGGTCCTACGGAGGTGGAGTCCCCTTGGCAACTGTTGGTGGTGATAGTAGTCAAGTCAACAGTAATGGGTTTCATCATCCTCGCAGCACTTCTGGGTAACTTGCTGGTGATGGTGAGTGTGATGCGACACCGCAAGCTGAGGGTGATCACCAACTACTTCGTCGTGTCCCTAGCACTCGCGGACATGTTGGTGGCTATCTGGGCGATGTGCTTCAACGCTTCCGTGGAACTCACCGGCGGTCGGTGGCTCTTCGGCTACTTCATGTGTGACGTTTGGAACTCCCTGGACGTCTACTTCTCCACGGTCTCCATCCTCCATCTCTGCTGCATCAGGTTAGGTGCCGATTTTATGTCCTTCACAATGAAATGCATTTTAGAGCCTGAAACTTAATAAATTTGGATTCATATCTTCAAGtgcatttagaaaatataaataattaatatttaattaatattaattaattttagaaagccgcaaatgtaataaaaaacccaagacgtccaaaaatttaagtaatattataataaaaatgtgaaattttcaaaGAGAAACATAGAGCCACctagaaaaaattaaactaaaacttgtttgtattatttacaatagtgATAAATTATTCTGAATATCGTTCGCAcaatgaaacattattattgcGCACAGAATAATAAAGGGTGTATGTGCTTGTGAACAGTGTGGACCGCTACTATGCTATTGTGCAGCCCTTGGACTATCCACTGATCATGACTCAAGGGAGGCTGGTCGTGATGTTGGCAGTAGTCTGGTGCTCGCCGGCACTTCTCAGCTTCCTGCCGATTTTCATGGGTTGGTACACTACAGAAGACCATCTCAGGTACTGGAATATAAGGAATTCTTGTGTAACCAAACATTCAATGATCATGCCTCAAGTGAGACTGGTCGTAATGTTTGCAATAGTCTGGTGTTTGCCGGCACTTATCAGCTTCGTGGCGATGTTCTTGGGTTGGCACCCTACAGAAGACCATATCATGTACTCGAATATAAGGAATTCTGGTGTAACCAAACATTCAATGATCATGCCTCAAGGGAGGCTGGTCGTAATGTTTGCAATAGTCTGGTGTTTGCCGGTACTTATCAGCTTCGTGGCGATGTTCTTGGGTTGGTACCCTACATAAGACCATATCAGGTACTCGAATATAAGGAATTCTTGTGTAACCAAACATTCAGGGATTGTGCCTCAAAGGTGGCTGTTCGTGATGTTGAAAATTGTCTGGTGCCCGTGGGTACTTCTTAGCTTCTTGCCAATCTTCATGGGTCGGTACCCTACAGAAGACCATATCAGGTACTGGAATATAAGGAATTGTTATGTAACAAAAAATTCAGTGATCATGCCTCAAGGGAGGCTGGTCGTAATTTTGGAAGTAGTCGGGTGCTCTTGGGCACTTAGAGTCTTGACGATCTTCATGGTGACACTACAGAGTACCATCTCAGATACACTGATATATTGCAGATTTTTAGTTACAAAAGGATTAATATTATACGGCACATTTCTAAGATATATTTAGATGTTTCTGAGAGCCATTTATATCACTTCACTTAGTCCTTTGTACCCTAAAAAGACAATGGGTAACCATTTACCGACTTTCTTTCTTACTTTGATAGTCTTTTTTCTTTTGAGACTTAACCTTTTCGTGAGGCCATaagatatttttggattttttgttgaagaatttttaaaatttacaacaaatcgtttttaagataaaagtttagtactaatattattttaaccaggTTCAGGAGAAGCCATCCTGACATGTGCACCTTCGAAGTCAACAGACCGTATGCCATCATCTCTTCCTCTGTCAGCTTCTGGGTACCAGGTGTCATTATGATCTTCATGTACTACCGCATTTACATTGAGGCTGACCGACAGGAGCGCATGCTCTACAGGTACCAAATACCTTTTATACGAtctttagaataatttaatactGTATCTTTATATAAGTATTGGaatcatttaaaacaaagaaCATAGCATTTAACTGCATTTTCAATGTATTTCTATTTCTAAGATTACAGGATAAAGTATGATTTGTCAGCCGACGGTGAACATTAACGTGTCCACTATCAAATATTGTACGACGTATGAGCAATAAAAAGTGATTAAAGCTTGTAACTAGGCGAGTAGTGACTGcagttaaatagtttatttgtcaACCATGCGCAAATTAGGCTACACGAAAATTGCACCGGTCTGTATTGAAAACAACTCGCTCTTCAACATTGAAGTTTCAGCATATAAGAGAAGGTTTTGCGGGAAATTTTTGATTTGCCAGACAGACATGAAGTTTATATGAATTATACTTGACACCGGTCTGTATTGAATACAACACCCTCTTCAACATTGGAGCTTAATGCTAAACGGGATTTTTGCAGGTAAATCGTTGAGCTGTCAGCCACGCGTGTAATTCACATGAATTCCAATTGGCAGTGGTTTATAGTGAATAAGCGACAACACGCTCTTCAACATTTGAGCTTGACATTAGGCGAGCATTTAGCAGGTGAATCGTTGAGCTGCCACACACGCGTGTAAGTCACCTGAATTCCAGTTGGCAGTGGTTTATAGTGAATAAGCGACAACACGCTCTTCAACATTTGAGCTTGACATTAGGCGAGCATTTAGCAGGTGAATCGTTGAGCTGTCAGACACGCGTGTAATTCACCTGAATTCCAATTGGCAGTGGTTTATAGTGAATAAGCGACAACACGCTCTTCAACATTTGAGCTTGACATTAGGCGAGCATTTAGCAGGTGAATCGTTGAGCTGTCACACACGCGTGTAAGTCACCTGAATTCCAGTTGGCAGTGGTTTATAGTGAATAAGCGACAACACGCTCTTCAACATTTGAGCTTGACATTAGGCGAGCATTTAGCAGGTGAATCGTTGAGCTGTCACACACGCGTGTAAGTCACCTGAATTCCAGTTGGCAGTGGTTTATAGTGAATAAGCGACAACACGCTCTTCAACATTTGAGCTTGACATTAGGCGAGCATTTAGCAGGTGAATCGTTGAGCTGCCACACACGCGTGTAAGTCACCTGAATTCCAGTTGGCAGTGGTTTATAGTGAATAAGTGACAACACGCTCTTCAACATTTGAACTTGATATTAGACGACACTTTTTGCAGGTGAATCGTTGAGCTGTCAGACACGCGTCTAATTCATCTGAATTTCAGTTGGCAGTGGTTTATAGTGAATAAGCGACAACACGCTCTTCAACATTTGAGCTTGACACTAGGTGAAATTTTTGAAGGTGAATCGTTGATCTGTCAGCCAAGCATGTAATTCACAATTTCCAATTGACAGTGGTCTTTAGTGAATACAACACGCTCTTCAATATTAAAGCTGAAAAGAACCAGAATTGCAGAGCAAGTTTAGGATGTCTTAATGggtgagaatacctcttcacataGATTCCAGTATATTTTTAGTCGGGGTGTCTCTGATGTAACgatgttaaaaaaattcatattgggcttctttgtcgccgactttttttgtATCTTCAGACGAATATGGATGGCTCCATATTTCAACTAGAGCTacctaaaaatattcaaaatttacattttgtatatttccaCACATTTcttcaaatactttaatttttaaatataaataccatAGTAGACCCAATAGTTTAATCACTTAAATACTGCACTGAAAATcatattatctattattttagagtattttatCCTAAAcagtgtgatatatatatatatatatatatatatatatatatatatatatatatatatatatatatatatatacgcgcACATGTTTCATAGTttccgaacgattacaggtaaagttGTAAAACTTGGTATATCattcattactgcacctataaatctactttttgaaatttggagatggcccgcaaggagtcagaaggaaatcagTCCAGAATGTATTCACTAACTTTAACAACTTGAGTCAAGAGAAGAATAATAAACTATCTAGAATAGGACCAACACTGGAAGTGATCCAAAGTATAAACCAGcgtaattacaaaataaagtgtaaacaattaaatagaaGCCCTTGAGATCGGATTtatggcattgtactctactaataaagacctttaattttatgtggTACAGTAATgatataccaagttttattgctttatctatAATCGTTCGGGAATTGTCAAACCCATGCGGGACTTTATTAACACTCTTATAAAAATTGCTTCTATACCATTTCTAAGCTTAAATATATTGGTGATATCTAAAAAACAACCTATAAATTATACTATGGAATTTGACAccagaaaacaaaagaaaaaaaaatacttgatgGAGAATACTGCTCTTCCATTGAGAAGGGTCAATATTGTATACCAATTAGGCAGATTATGGAGGCTTTATTTTACCATAAAGTGTGTAACCATAAAAGCAAGCGCAGGTTTATTGTAATATTCATTATGTAAATGTAACATTCAgtctgtataaatataaaaactgaatcTCTTTACTTATCATAGAATacaagaaacagttttaaatgtacGTATCTAACAGAGAACTGTAGAAAAATTTCTCACAAACTGAGAAACCAAATGAAAATGCGAATAGCTTTATATGGAGAAGAGTGCAAGCTGTTAAATGAGGTAgcaaagaattaaataataatgcttCACTAGAAGATTTTATTGATACTGATAAACGGCTGAGACACTCTTCAAGGTACTCAATGCGGTAATTTTTTCACAATCTGTTTAATAAGGAGTATAAGGTAGGATCTGAAAGATTATATACACAgggtgattgaaaagtaagttgccCCCCCCctcttaacatttttgttattttaaatataaaaaatctgtattCAGCAATCTTACTAGTTACAAAGGGTTatactgataataatatttatcacattTCTGACTCTCAGTGGAAAGAGGGGTGGTAGGTAGGTACCTCAAAATGTTCTGTCTCGCATTTATAGTCTTGCAACATATCATTATAAAAATCTTGGTtgctcaataaaaaatacacttaaataattgaaatcggTTCATTGTACATGAAATTGCAGCCCCAACGTATAATGTTGAAAAGTAGCTTGCAACAATTGCATCTTGCTGCAATATTTCAGAATGTGAAATGAAAAGCTACAAGTCaagaacaataattgtttaaaaacagaGTGAACCTTCTTGAAGAATATACTCTTTCAACTCATCACTTTGTTACACCctttacattaacaaatttattaaaatgaaaataaaactattaaaaagtttaatttgtagtCAAATTAGTTATGGAAATTTTgtactcaatattttttattaaatattaaattaattaagagatGATCACTTCCATACATCAAATTAAGTGTTCAACTTGCTCCCCGAGGACCTCTATGCAGTAACACAGTCTTTGTTCAAACATGTTCCTGacatttagaaatgtttattttctaattcttctgCATTCCGTCTCTATTCGCTCTCTTAATTGTTCAATAGATTCTGGCGTTGAGTTGTATACCACTGATTTGAAATAGCCTCACAAAAATGGGGTGGATTCAGGTCAAGTGAATCGATACTTCCTCCGGCCGATCCAATGATTAGGGAAATGCTGGTTTAACGAATCCCTAAAACTCGTTAGCAATCCTCGCGTGAGGAGTCTACAGCACTTCTTCTTTGGGTAAAAGGTTGTTGTGTTCGCATTTGCATGCTTGGTTTTCTCATTACGCATTATTTTGTTCCCCAAGCTGGGGAGACAAACCGATCTCCGGCTGTTTTTTAAGAACTCTAGAGACTCGTCTAGAAATCCTACTcctaatatcataaaaattatacatcaaaATGTGCAGTCTATCATTTCTAAAATTTGGCCTATTGAAGCAGTTCTCCACAGCAATGAGGTGGGCATAGCTTGTATGACCGAGCACTGGCTCACTCCGGTTGTTCGGTCCGGTATTTGTGTCCAGGGATACTCGGTAGCTGCTATATACTGTAGACCGAACGTTGCAAGGGGCGGTGTCTGTACCCTTGTAAGAGAAAAGTTTCCTCGCCTCGTTCCTGAACGTCAGTTTATGTCTAATCTTAACTGTGAACTTCATTTCGAGTCCATTGTTGTTGTGGTCGGTACTCTCAATTTGGTAATCTTATCAATATACAGATCTCCATACGGAGATTCTGAATGGTGATAGATCTTCGGTAAAACAGTATAG
The Homalodisca vitripennis isolate AUS2020 chromosome 4, UT_GWSS_2.1, whole genome shotgun sequence DNA segment above includes these coding regions:
- the LOC124359068 gene encoding octopamine receptor beta-1R-like, coding for MDVYTVNATFYYQNLSVNESLYEEGPTEVESPWQLLVVIVVKSTVMGFIILAALLGNLLVMVSVMRHRKLRVITNYFVVSLALADMLVAIWAMCFNASVELTGGRWLFGYFMCDVWNSLDVYFSTVSILHLCCISVDRYYAIVQPLDYPLIMTQGRLVVMLAVVWCSPALLSFLPIFMGWYTTEDHLRFRRSHPDMCTFEVNRPYAIISSSVSFWVPGVIMIFMYYRIYIEADRQERMLYRSKVATALLNKHLQINGISTSGLPAEPSAQSSSSKMKRERKAARTLGIIMSAFLACWLPFFLWYLITTLCGQPCYCPHAVVAAVFWVGYFNSALNPLIYAYFNREFRVAFKKTLQSCCYHLLLVFPSRRHSSHRFQPQSSTIRGSRPIMNSNVSSSAEIHFLNNSSILRANTPEDRPKSSDPDHRPHSEAVM